CCATATATGAAAAAAAGTACGATTGTGGGTGCTCAGACGATTTTTATCGTGGATACATCAGCTACAATGTTAGCAGGGAAAGAGCAATCTACATTTGATGCCCATAAAAAAGAAATGCAATCATTGGTAGAACAACTTAACGGTCGACCTGTTACATTAATTACAACTGGCAATTCTCCACAAGCAGTGTTACAGCAAGAAACAAATGTAAAAACGATTGAAAAAACTATACAAGATTTACATGTAACATATGAAACTGCCCAAATGAATAAAGCGCTTGATGTGGCACAAGCTTTTGTTGGTGATAGTCAAACGTCAATTTATGTTTTCACAGATGCACTTGATAAAAAGCAATTACCGATGGAAAAGGAATCTGTGAAATGGCTTGTACACGGTTCTGCAAAAGATTTAACTAATGTTGCTATTACGCGCTTTGCTGCGACGACAGATGGTAAATCTACGATGGCGTTAGTGCAGCTTCAAAATGATACCGATAAAGAGCAAAAGCTAACACTTACACTACAAAATAGTAAAGGCGATGTACTAATAGACGAGCCTATTTCTTTGGCAGCAAACGAAGCAATGTCTAAATCATTTAAAGATTTACCATTAATGGATACGGTGACAGCTAAAATTGATGTCAAAGATGATTATGCGATTGATAATATCCAATCAGTCGTGTTACAAACGGCTACATCGAATATTGTAGTCGATCAAAACATGCATCAGCTTATTCAAAAAGGGTTTCAAGCTATTAATGGCAACGTAAAAATTGTACCGCCCTTGCAGCTGGCGGATAATCAAGGAGCTACCATTGTAACGAACCAAACATCATTACTTCAAAAGATGGAGAGACCCATTGTATTATTTGGACGGGATGATATTGAAAAAGTAGACGTTAATGGTGAAGTAAAAACAACAAGCGATGCTTTATTTGCATTTAGTGAGTTAAATGATATTTATGTCAGTGCTTTATATCCTCCATTTGATGATTATAAAACAATCGCCACAGTTGGAGAAAAACCATTTATCCAACGAACACCTGAAGGGGATATTATCGTCCTTGCTGATATTGCAGATACAGATTGGCCACTCTATCCATCGTTTCCGTTATTTTTATGGAGTGTGGAACAGCAATTATCTGAATCGGTAGGTTCCCTTGGGATTTTTGCACCAAATGAGCAACGTTCAGTCGCGTTATCACAGGGTGATTGGAGTGTTTATTCTCAAGATGATGAATTTTTATCGACTATTACAAATGGCTTACTAACTGCTCCAATGAAGCCAGGTATGTATACAGCTCGCTCAAACAGTGAGGAAAAGCGTCTTATAGTGCAACTACAAGCACAGGAACGTGTAATAGAAGAAGGAACAAGCTATACGCTTGGAGAGCTTCAGCAAAATGGCAAGGAAGAAGTTTCGAAAGCTTCGTTTGTACCTTGGCTAATACTCATTATTTTAAGTTTGCTTGTCGCAGAGTGGGAGGTGCAACGACGTCGTGGATTTACGAATTGATACGCCATTAGCGTTATTGTTATTACTGCCATTGTTTATGTATTTTGGATGGACTTATTGGCGAGAGCGCATGCACCTGAAAAAAAGTCATCTAGTCGTACTGGGCATTCGAGTAATAGCCATCGTCTGTTTAGTCTTTGCATTGGCAGCACCTTATCTGTTATTACCAGTAAAGGACGAGCAAGTTT
This DNA window, taken from Lysinibacillus sp. FSL M8-0337, encodes the following:
- a CDS encoding VWA domain-containing protein — its product is MGFSQIIFSWTAIFPVIVLLYYFFRKKYTDQPVSSTLFWSEIMQETRVSPYLKHLQKNALLYLQLLALLLLVLALINPYMKKSTIVGAQTIFIVDTSATMLAGKEQSTFDAHKKEMQSLVEQLNGRPVTLITTGNSPQAVLQQETNVKTIEKTIQDLHVTYETAQMNKALDVAQAFVGDSQTSIYVFTDALDKKQLPMEKESVKWLVHGSAKDLTNVAITRFAATTDGKSTMALVQLQNDTDKEQKLTLTLQNSKGDVLIDEPISLAANEAMSKSFKDLPLMDTVTAKIDVKDDYAIDNIQSVVLQTATSNIVVDQNMHQLIQKGFQAINGNVKIVPPLQLADNQGATIVTNQTSLLQKMERPIVLFGRDDIEKVDVNGEVKTTSDALFAFSELNDIYVSALYPPFDDYKTIATVGEKPFIQRTPEGDIIVLADIADTDWPLYPSFPLFLWSVEQQLSESVGSLGIFAPNEQRSVALSQGDWSVYSQDDEFLSTITNGLLTAPMKPGMYTARSNSEEKRLIVQLQAQERVIEEGTSYTLGELQQNGKEEVSKASFVPWLILIILSLLVAEWEVQRRRGFTN